In Parabacteroides timonensis, the genomic stretch ACCACGTAAATGGGGATACATATTTGCCCTGACTGCTCTTGCTGCGCTGGGTACTTGTATTGCCGCCCTTATTTATAAAGAATATATTATAGCCTTAGCCACCGGATTGGTATTCGGTGCACAGGCATTTAATTTCATAAAGTGGAAACGACAATAAAGAAACTAAAAACCGGAATCTTTTCCGGCTCGTTCAATCCGGTTCACATCGGCCATCTGGCATTAGCCAACTGGTTGTGTGAATTTGCCGGACTGGATGAACTCTGGTTTCTTATCACTCCACACAATCCTCTGAAAGACCGCGAAGAATTAATGGACGACCAGCTTCGTTATGAATTAGTCGAAGCAGCTATCGCCGGTTATCCGAAATTCCGCGCCAGCGATTTTGAGTTTTCTCTTCCCCTGCCGACCTATACGATCGACACGCTCCGGGCTCTCGACCGTACCTATCCTGACCGTCAGTTCCATTTTATCATGGGAGCCGACAACTGGGCTTTCATAAAACGCTGGAAAGAATCCGATGTACTCATATCCAGCTATCCGATTCTGATCTATCCCCGTAAAGGATATGAAATCATTCTACCGGCAAACTTTCCGGATATTCGTGCAGTAGAAGCACCATTGATGGAAGTCTCATCTACTTTTATTCGGCAATCTTTAAAAGACGGCAAAGACGTACGTTTTTTCCTTCCAGAAGCGATACGTAATCATAAGTGCCTTTCAAATATATAATTAAGTAAACTACGACTCACTTTTGACCGATAAGTGAGAAAAGTTTTGTACTTTTGCGCCGTATTATACAAAATAATAGCGTAATGAATCTATTAGAACTGAGTGAACAGGAAATCATAAGACGCAATAGCATGGAGCAATTGCGCCAAATGGGGATAGAACCTTATCCCGCTGCCGAGTATGTAACAAACGCATTTTCCAATGAAATAAAAGCATCCTTTAAAGACGATGCCGAACCTCGTCCTGTAAGTATTGCCGGACGCATCATGAGCCGCCGTATCATGGGTAAGGCTTCTTTCATGGAGCTGCAGGATTCTGAAGGCAGAATACAGGTGTATATCTCCCGTGATGATATTTGTCCGGATGAAAACAAAGATTTATATAACGTCGTTTTCAAAAAGTTGCTCGATATCGGAGACATCGTCGGAATCAAAGGTTTTGTATTCCGCACACAGATGGGTGAAATCTCTGTACATGCACAAGAGATAACGGTATTGTCCAAATCACTCAGACCGCTGCCGGTCGTTAAATACAAAGACGGTGTTGCCTATGACGGATTCAACGATCCCGAACTGCGCTATCGCCAGCGTTATGTCGACCTGATCGTAAACGATGGCGTAAAGGATATTTTCATGAAACGTGCAAAAGTGATCAAAACAATGCGCGCTGTGCTCGACGATGCCGGATATACGGAAGTAGAAACTCCGATCCTTCAGTCTATCGCCGGTGGTGCAAGTGCACGTCCGTTTATCACGCATCATAACTCATTAGATATCGACCTCTATCTGCGTATCGCAACCGAACTGTATCTGAAAAGACTGATCGTCGGCGGTTTCGAAGGGGTTTACGAAATCGGCAAAAACTTCCGTAACGAAGGTATGGACCGGACACACAACCCGGAATTTACCTGCGTGGAACTATATGTGCAGTATAAGGATTACAACTGGATGATGAGTTTCACGGAACAACTGCTGGAAAAGATCTGTATGGCTGTCAACGGCACATGCGAAACCGTAGTCGACGGTAAGACCATCAGCTTCAAGGCTCCTTTCCGTCGTCTGCCTATTCTGGAAGCCATCAAGGAAAAGACCGGTTACGACCTGGAAGGCAAGAGCGAAGATGAAATCCGTGCAATTTGTAAAGAATTGAAGATGGAGATCGACGATACAATGGGTAAAGGTAAACTGATCGATGAAATCTTCGGAGAATTCTGCGAAGGTACATTTATCCAGCCGACATTCATTATCGACTATCCGGTTGAAATGAGCCCATTGACCAAAATGCATCGCAGCAAACCGGGACTAACAGAACGTTTCGAATTGATGGTGAACGGTAAAGAGTTGGCAAACGCTTATAGCGAGCTGAACGACCCAATCGACCAGGAAGAACGTTTCAAAGATCAGTTGAAGTTGAGCGAAAAAGGAGACGACGAAGCGATGTTCATCGACCAAGACTTCTTACGCGCACTGCAATTCGGTATGCCTCCGACATCCGGTATCGGTATCGGTATCGACCGTTTGGTGATGTTGATGACAGGACAGACGACGATCCAGGAAGTTTTATTCTTCCCGCAGATGCGTCCGGAAAAAACAGTAAAGAAAGATACTGCTGATAAATATGTAGCATTAGGAATCGACGAAGCTTGGGTTCCTGCTTTACAAAAAGCCGGATATATAACCGTCGATACTCTGAAAGAGTTAAATCCTAACAAGTTACGTCAGGAGCTTTGCGAAATGAACAAGAAGTATAAGTTGGAACTGCAAAACCCTGCGGCCGAAGAGGTTGAAGCGTGGATTGCAAATGCGGCTAAATAATATATACCATGAATTTACCCGGAAAAATTGCAATAATGGGAGGCGGTAGCTGGGCTACTGCCTTAGCCAAGATTGTACTTTCTACACAGGATAGCATTAACTGGTACATGCGCCGTCAGGACCAGGTGGATGATTTTATAAAAACAGGGCATAACCCCAGTTATCTCTCTGCCGTCAAGTTCGATACGGATAAAATTAATTTTTATACAGACATCAACGCCGCAATCGAGGATTCCGATACCTTGATTTTCGCAACACCTTCTCCGTTCCTGAAACAGCATTTGATGAAGGTGACTACTCCTTTGACCGATAAGTTTATCATTTCGGCCATCAAAGGTATTGTTCCGGATGAAAACATGCTGATCGCAGATTACTTTACGGAATATTATAATGTTCCGCAAGAAAACATTGCAGTGATCGGTGGTCCATGCCATGCAGAAGAGATTGCTCTCGAACGCCTCTCCTATATCACCCTGGCTTGTTCCAAGATAGAAAATGCACGGGCGGTAGCTCCGGTGTTTCAGAATCCATATCTGAACAACTACTGCTGCAAAGATGTTAGAGGTATAGAATATGCATCCGTCCTCAAAAATGTATATGCTATCGTTGCCGGTATCTGTCACGGTATGAAATACGGGGATAACTTTTTGGCAGTCTTCATCTGTAACGCAATCGAAGAGATGCGGAATTTCCTGAATTCGGTACATAGCCTGGAGCGGGATGTTACCGACTCTGTTTATCTCGGAGACTTGCTGGTGACAGCTTATTCACGTTTCAGCCGTAACCGTACTTTCGGAACTATGATCGGGAAAGGATACTCTGTCAAGATAGCCCAACTTGAAATGGAAATGATAGCCGAAGGATACTACGGGACAAAATGTATTCATGAAATAAATGAGAAATATAAGGTAAACATGCCGATCCTGGATGCCTTATACGATATATTATATGAAAAGAAATCGCCGACTACCGTTATACGGCAGTTGACAGAAACATTTAAATAGGTATGAAAAACATCAGTCTTAACATCGACAAAGCACTGGGCGCTGTTACAAAGGAACAGGTGTACGCACAGGAAGCTAAGGCAAACGAATGTATTGCCACTTTACATAACGGAAACGGAGCAGGTAACGACTTTCTGGGTTGGCTCCATCTTCCCTCTTCTATCACAGACGCAGAGTTAACTGACATCGAAAATACAGCTAATGTGCTTCGTTCCAAATGCGAAGTTGTCGTAGCTATCGGTATCGGAGGAAGTTACTTGGGAACAAAGGCCGTTGTTGAAGCCCTGAACAACAGCTTCGACTGGTTACAGTCCGACCGTAAGAACCCGGTAGTTTTATATGCCGGACAAAATATCGGTGAAGACTATCTGTACGAACTGTGCGAAGTACTGAAAGATAAACAATTCGGTCTGATCAATATATCTAAATCAGGTACGACTACGGAACCTGCCCTTGCATTCCGTATGCTGAAAAAACAATTGGAAGATGCCGTAGGTAAAGAGGAAGCTAAACACCGTATCGTTGCCATCACCGATGCCAGGAGAGGTGCCCTTCGTACACTGGCTGACCAGGAAGGTTACAAGACATTTATCATCCCCGATAATGTAGGCGGACGTTTCTCCGTACTGACTCCGGTTGGTTTATTGCCTATCGCAGTAGCAGGTATCAGCATTCGCGATCTGGTTTCCGGTGCTGTTTCCCTGGAAAAAGCAACAGGTATCGAAGTTCCTTTCAAAGAAAACCTGTCAGCTATCTACGCTGCAACCCGCAACGAATTATATAAGAGCGGTAAGAAGATTGAAATCCTTGCCAACTTCCACCCGAAACTTCATTACATCGGCGAATGGTGGAAACAGTTATACGGTGAAAGTGAAGGCAAAGACGGAAAAGGTATTTTCCCGGCTTCTGTCGACCTGACAACTGATCTGCACTCTATGGGTCAATGGATACAGGAAGGTGAACGTATTATCTTCGAAACAGTAATATCTGTAGAAGAGCCAGAACACAAAGTGATCGTTCCGACCGACGAAGCAAACCTGGACGGATTGAATTTCCTTGCAGGCAAACGCGTGGACGAAGTAAATAAGATGGCAGAACTGGGTACTCAGCTGGCACACGTTGACGGTGGCGTTCCTAACATCAAGATCACGATGCCGGCAGTAAATGCTTATTACATCGGTCAGTTGTTCTACTTCTTTGAAAAAGCTTGTGGTATCAGCGGTTATATGCTGGGAGTTAATCCGTTCGACCAACCGGGTGTTGAAGCTTACAAGAAAAACATGTTCGCGCTTTTGAACAAGCCTGGATATGAAAAAGAAAGTGAAGCTATCCGTGCAAAATTATAAATCGGATATTCAACTATTATAAAAGAAAGCAGGTGAATCCGGTATTAACCAGGTTCACCTGCTTTTTTATTATTGATTAAAAGATATTTCCTTATTACATCCGATATCGTATACCAGCCATAGCCGTTCCCATATGGCCGAAACCGACCTCTACAAAACCTGCAATCTGCCTTCCTAACTCAAGCCCGATAGGTGATACCTGATACATAAAGAAGGCTTTTATACGGGTATCTTCATCCGGTTTATTCTCTTGATTGATAAAAGATGCTTTTGCCGTAGCAATAGCGACACCGGCATTCAACCGGGAGTATAACGTAACAAAGTTATAATTATACCAGTTGTATTTAAAAGAAGGACAAATCGAATGGTACGAGTTGATGAAATCGCCAATTATTTTGTCATTGGCAATAATACGCTTATCACTATTCGTATAAGAATAAACCAACCCGATACCCCAGTTTTCATCCGGATAAAAGAGATAACTGATATTCAATGCTCCGAACTTACCTTTATCATCATATAAATCGACCGACTCGGCAGATGGATCGAAGTAACGTTCATAATGGTGCAGTAAATCTGCTACCGGAAGACCACCATAACTCAAAGAAACCTCATGCTGCATATCAGTCCAATCCTGGGCCTTGCTTTGAAAGCTAAAAGCAAACAGCATCACTGCTAATACTAGTAAACTATTCTTCATACTCATCAGTTTTTAATCGTTATTACCATACCCGGCTTTACAGGTTGTTCACATCAAAGATAGGAAATAAGTATAAGAATTTTCGTAACTTTGCAAAGATTATTAAGAATATGAACATAATGATACAAGAAGCTATCAACCGTTATCTGCTAAAACATAAGCAGAATACTCTTTCCCCCAAAGCTGTACTTTTCGATATGGATGGTGTACTCTACGACTCAATGCGCTTCCACGCCCGAGCCTGGTACGAAACAGCAATGAACCATCAACTTCAGGCTGTAAAAGAAGATTTCTATATGTTTGAAGGCCGTACCGGAGAAAGTACCATCAACGAGTTATACCAGCGCACATTTCAGCGTGACGCAACAGATAAAGAGAAACAGGAGATATACGACGAAAAAGCAATGCTTTTCAACAAATACAACGACGGTAAAGCAATGACCGGTGCCGGAGAAGTACTAAAGCAGGCTAAAAGTCATGGATTACAGACACTGGTCGTCACCGGTTCCGGGCAACACAGCCTGATCAATAAGCTGGAACATACTTATCCTGGTTGTTTTACCCGCGAAAAAATGGTTACAGCTTTCGATGTAAAGTACGGTAAACCTCATCCCGAACCTTACCTGATGGGACTGGAAAAAGCCGGAGTAAAAGCAAATGAAGCATTCGTTGTAGAGAATGCTCCTATGGGTGTCGAAGCAGGAACTGCCGCCGGTATCTTCACTATTGCAGTCAACACCGGCCCCCTCCCCGACAAAGTGTTGTTGGATGCAGGCGCCGACTTATTATATCCGGATATGACGAGC encodes the following:
- the nadD gene encoding nicotinate (nicotinamide) nucleotide adenylyltransferase → METTIKKLKTGIFSGSFNPVHIGHLALANWLCEFAGLDELWFLITPHNPLKDREELMDDQLRYELVEAAIAGYPKFRASDFEFSLPLPTYTIDTLRALDRTYPDRQFHFIMGADNWAFIKRWKESDVLISSYPILIYPRKGYEIILPANFPDIRAVEAPLMEVSSTFIRQSLKDGKDVRFFLPEAIRNHKCLSNI
- the lysS gene encoding lysine--tRNA ligase, with amino-acid sequence MNLLELSEQEIIRRNSMEQLRQMGIEPYPAAEYVTNAFSNEIKASFKDDAEPRPVSIAGRIMSRRIMGKASFMELQDSEGRIQVYISRDDICPDENKDLYNVVFKKLLDIGDIVGIKGFVFRTQMGEISVHAQEITVLSKSLRPLPVVKYKDGVAYDGFNDPELRYRQRYVDLIVNDGVKDIFMKRAKVIKTMRAVLDDAGYTEVETPILQSIAGGASARPFITHHNSLDIDLYLRIATELYLKRLIVGGFEGVYEIGKNFRNEGMDRTHNPEFTCVELYVQYKDYNWMMSFTEQLLEKICMAVNGTCETVVDGKTISFKAPFRRLPILEAIKEKTGYDLEGKSEDEIRAICKELKMEIDDTMGKGKLIDEIFGEFCEGTFIQPTFIIDYPVEMSPLTKMHRSKPGLTERFELMVNGKELANAYSELNDPIDQEERFKDQLKLSEKGDDEAMFIDQDFLRALQFGMPPTSGIGIGIDRLVMLMTGQTTIQEVLFFPQMRPEKTVKKDTADKYVALGIDEAWVPALQKAGYITVDTLKELNPNKLRQELCEMNKKYKLELQNPAAEEVEAWIANAAK
- a CDS encoding NAD(P)H-dependent glycerol-3-phosphate dehydrogenase; the encoded protein is MNLPGKIAIMGGGSWATALAKIVLSTQDSINWYMRRQDQVDDFIKTGHNPSYLSAVKFDTDKINFYTDINAAIEDSDTLIFATPSPFLKQHLMKVTTPLTDKFIISAIKGIVPDENMLIADYFTEYYNVPQENIAVIGGPCHAEEIALERLSYITLACSKIENARAVAPVFQNPYLNNYCCKDVRGIEYASVLKNVYAIVAGICHGMKYGDNFLAVFICNAIEEMRNFLNSVHSLERDVTDSVYLGDLLVTAYSRFSRNRTFGTMIGKGYSVKIAQLEMEMIAEGYYGTKCIHEINEKYKVNMPILDALYDILYEKKSPTTVIRQLTETFK
- a CDS encoding glucose-6-phosphate isomerase, translating into MKNISLNIDKALGAVTKEQVYAQEAKANECIATLHNGNGAGNDFLGWLHLPSSITDAELTDIENTANVLRSKCEVVVAIGIGGSYLGTKAVVEALNNSFDWLQSDRKNPVVLYAGQNIGEDYLYELCEVLKDKQFGLINISKSGTTTEPALAFRMLKKQLEDAVGKEEAKHRIVAITDARRGALRTLADQEGYKTFIIPDNVGGRFSVLTPVGLLPIAVAGISIRDLVSGAVSLEKATGIEVPFKENLSAIYAATRNELYKSGKKIEILANFHPKLHYIGEWWKQLYGESEGKDGKGIFPASVDLTTDLHSMGQWIQEGERIIFETVISVEEPEHKVIVPTDEANLDGLNFLAGKRVDEVNKMAELGTQLAHVDGGVPNIKITMPAVNAYYIGQLFYFFEKACGISGYMLGVNPFDQPGVEAYKKNMFALLNKPGYEKESEAIRAKL
- a CDS encoding HAD-IA family hydrolase, with the protein product MIQEAINRYLLKHKQNTLSPKAVLFDMDGVLYDSMRFHARAWYETAMNHQLQAVKEDFYMFEGRTGESTINELYQRTFQRDATDKEKQEIYDEKAMLFNKYNDGKAMTGAGEVLKQAKSHGLQTLVVTGSGQHSLINKLEHTYPGCFTREKMVTAFDVKYGKPHPEPYLMGLEKAGVKANEAFVVENAPMGVEAGTAAGIFTIAVNTGPLPDKVLLDAGADLLYPDMTSLANDWNNIIACIKAI